A window of the Bacillus sp. A301a_S52 genome harbors these coding sequences:
- a CDS encoding acylphosphatase — MEDIPEENFLPHLTEEIVADAKGPDLDAFAIALEGWRRGLKLTWYAKNAVDFPKMRMWNVEKPGKLFSLTSNHKTHYFFRTRGDKVTNEAVDLCMDKQLTKERLAEKGVPIPAGNSFDKNTSTEDVLKYASSIGYPLVLKPIDGSFGRGVYVNIKSSDALQDILENSDASQTDFIVERFIPGDEYRVYVVEGKAIGMILRKPANVKGDGFSTIRRLIDQKNELRQDNPRLISCPIKITNEIRGYLYEHNYDLDDIIPENKIVNLTEKSNISLGGDPISVDVATVPKVTEAAIAALNAVPGLPHGAVDVIWDKVSGDVAVLEINPSAQIGSLLFPLEGPAFDVPSAIIDAYFPETKNVGIEREKLYFDFTDVLFPLKSKTATKTTVTPALTKGITVKKFTVFGDVQGIDFHRGLRKQAFERYLNGFVMNLSNGEIEVIVAGPEEAMINDFEQALWEDPERSTVEKVEVSPYNLPVKVGFEIKADLKTQLEELNLLKKEIEQTEKKYRKLKKRNQQLKGSLSWKVSAPIRLLGDAAKLIRLKR; from the coding sequence ATGGAAGATATCCCAGAAGAGAATTTCTTGCCACATTTAACAGAGGAAATAGTGGCCGATGCTAAAGGGCCGGATTTAGATGCGTTTGCTATTGCTCTAGAAGGTTGGCGAAGAGGTCTAAAATTAACGTGGTATGCAAAAAATGCTGTAGATTTTCCGAAGATGAGGATGTGGAATGTAGAAAAACCAGGTAAACTATTCTCACTTACATCAAATCATAAAACGCATTATTTCTTTCGCACTCGAGGAGATAAAGTAACAAATGAAGCGGTTGACTTATGTATGGATAAGCAACTAACAAAAGAGCGTTTGGCTGAAAAAGGGGTGCCGATACCAGCAGGGAACAGCTTTGATAAAAATACCTCTACAGAGGATGTTCTTAAATATGCTTCTTCCATTGGCTACCCTTTAGTATTGAAGCCGATTGATGGGAGCTTCGGTCGTGGGGTTTATGTTAATATTAAAAGTTCAGATGCACTGCAAGACATTTTGGAGAATAGTGATGCAAGTCAAACTGATTTTATTGTAGAAAGATTTATCCCTGGAGATGAATATAGAGTCTATGTTGTAGAAGGTAAAGCTATTGGGATGATTTTGCGTAAACCAGCTAATGTTAAAGGTGATGGTTTTTCTACTATACGTCGTTTAATCGATCAGAAAAATGAACTTAGACAAGACAACCCACGGCTTATCAGTTGCCCGATAAAAATAACGAATGAGATAAGAGGTTATCTATATGAACACAATTATGATTTGGATGACATTATCCCAGAAAATAAAATTGTAAACTTAACAGAAAAAAGTAATATTTCACTTGGTGGAGATCCTATAAGTGTTGATGTTGCCACTGTACCAAAAGTGACAGAGGCTGCAATTGCTGCGTTAAATGCGGTTCCAGGACTTCCTCATGGCGCAGTAGACGTGATATGGGATAAAGTGAGTGGCGATGTGGCGGTATTAGAAATTAACCCTTCTGCTCAAATAGGATCGTTGCTATTTCCGTTAGAGGGGCCAGCATTTGACGTGCCTAGTGCTATTATCGATGCTTATTTCCCTGAAACTAAAAACGTGGGTATTGAGAGAGAGAAGCTTTATTTTGATTTTACAGATGTGCTATTTCCCTTGAAATCAAAAACGGCGACAAAAACGACAGTGACGCCAGCTCTAACTAAGGGGATCACTGTTAAGAAATTTACAGTATTTGGAGATGTTCAAGGTATTGATTTTCACAGGGGGCTCAGAAAACAAGCCTTTGAGCGTTATCTTAACGGTTTTGTTATGAACTTAAGTAATGGTGAGATAGAAGTTATCGTTGCTGGGCCAGAGGAAGCAATGATCAATGATTTTGAACAGGCTCTATGGGAAGATCCAGAACGATCAACTGTGGAAAAGGTTGAGGTTTCCCCTTATAACCTCCCTGTAAAGGTTGGTTTTGAAATTAAAGCTGACTTAAAAACACAATTAGAAGAACTGAACTTATTAAAAAAGGAAATTGAACAAACCGAAAAAAAGTATAGAAAGCTTAAAAAAAGAAACCAACAATTAAAAGGAAGTTTATCTTGGAAAGTGTCTGCACCAATAAGGCTTTTGGGGGACGCTGCAAAATTAATTAGGTTAAAAAGGTAA
- a CDS encoding acylphosphatase, with the protein MDPIYPPWLTKQMVSGIRGFNMCAYLLALEGWRRGLNLRWYYNPDGHTDLKGIGFNTTGKFFSLSDGTHTHYFFRSRGDLVSTEALDIASDKNLTKQYLSAAGVPISEGTTFSIAEEERSIIEKASKISYPLVIKPALGSLGKGVVTNISTEQELKESLQYVKEEFSYESYIMEKHVEGDDYRIYVIGDKVLGAIKRVPANVVGDGIHSIKDLITFKNEQRRENPHLATRQIKVTSDLITFLKKQDKTVDDIANKDELIFLRGLNNISSGGDSIDVTDELPSYFKQVAVNTVKAVPGLIHAGIDVIIKDKNITVIEINATAGITLHSFPMYGRPRNVPAGIVDYYFPATKKREKADDNLYYDHKTVLELMNGNAIQSIEISHALLGPLYAKRYVVSGKVQGVNYRRWIRKRALENGLCGYTRNLSNGKVVVVVGGIDEKIVNDFYHTCVEGPERAEVQQVKAFVWDKQIKVGFEIRKDK; encoded by the coding sequence ATGGATCCGATTTATCCACCATGGCTGACAAAACAAATGGTCTCAGGTATTCGTGGTTTTAATATGTGTGCTTATTTGCTTGCGCTTGAGGGCTGGCGCAGAGGGTTAAATTTAAGATGGTATTATAATCCAGATGGGCATACGGATTTAAAAGGAATTGGTTTTAATACAACTGGCAAATTCTTTTCTTTAAGTGATGGAACACATACCCATTATTTCTTCCGATCAAGAGGTGATCTAGTTTCTACTGAAGCTTTAGATATTGCTTCGGATAAGAATTTAACGAAGCAATATCTTTCTGCTGCGGGAGTGCCTATAAGCGAAGGTACTACTTTTAGTATTGCTGAAGAGGAAAGGTCTATTATAGAAAAGGCCTCAAAAATTAGTTATCCACTAGTTATTAAGCCTGCCTTAGGAAGTTTGGGAAAAGGTGTCGTTACGAATATCTCAACAGAACAAGAATTGAAGGAAAGTTTGCAATACGTAAAAGAAGAATTTTCATACGAAAGTTATATCATGGAAAAACATGTAGAAGGAGACGATTACCGTATATATGTCATAGGGGATAAAGTTCTCGGTGCTATTAAAAGAGTTCCAGCTAATGTGGTAGGTGATGGTATCCATTCAATTAAGGATTTAATTACCTTTAAAAATGAGCAACGCCGTGAAAACCCTCATCTTGCAACACGACAAATTAAAGTTACCAGCGATTTAATAACTTTTCTTAAGAAACAGGATAAGACAGTCGATGATATAGCTAATAAAGATGAATTAATCTTTTTAAGAGGGCTGAACAATATCTCATCTGGAGGGGACTCTATTGATGTGACAGATGAGTTACCTTCTTACTTTAAACAAGTTGCTGTCAATACTGTAAAAGCTGTACCAGGGTTAATCCATGCAGGTATTGATGTCATTATTAAAGATAAAAACATAACAGTTATTGAAATAAATGCTACTGCTGGTATCACGTTACACAGTTTTCCGATGTATGGACGCCCTAGAAATGTCCCGGCCGGTATTGTTGATTATTATTTTCCTGCAACAAAAAAGAGAGAAAAAGCAGACGATAACCTTTATTATGATCATAAAACTGTTTTAGAATTAATGAACGGCAATGCAATACAGTCAATTGAGATTTCCCATGCACTCTTAGGTCCACTATATGCTAAGAGATATGTTGTTTCAGGAAAAGTTCAGGGTGTAAATTACCGTCGGTGGATAAGAAAAAGGGCCCTTGAAAATGGGCTATGTGGGTACACGCGTAATTTATCTAATGGAAAGGTAGTCGTTGTAGTAGGAGGGATAGATGAAAAAATAGTAAATGATTTTTATCATACGTGTGTTGAGGGGCCTGAAAGAGCAGAAGTCCAGCAAGTGAAGGCGTTTGTTTGGGATAAACAAATAAAAGTAGGTTTTGAAATAAGAAAGGATAAATAA
- a CDS encoding acylphosphatase — translation MSNQAITLPQLTNDIVVSARKTRLCAYSVALEGWRRGLTLKWYTKDSEHFQDMVVFGVNPPGRLFSLSSKERTHYFFRTRGDKVTNEAVEIGSEKDLTKKWLEKAHVPVPQGFGFGETDSDESIIEAATSLPYPIVLKPTNGSLGNGVVTNIKSEQALRKAIKYVRHTLGYKEVVLEQHVSGSEYRIYVIEDKVIAAYNRLPANIIGDGLHTIEELIALKNLERKKNARLHSCLIEADIEITEFLENAGYTYESIPPKGEKIYLREKTNVSSGGDPIDVTDSIADYYKEIAINAVKAIPGLYHGGVDIIVDDTKPEKESAVVIELNPTAQIGGILFPLRGKARDIPKAIIDYYFPETKGVDTSKSNFYFDFLTAMEPLENRSAIEVEVSPAPKNELVAKKYILSGEVNRQSFHNAISLYAQSHDIHGEINKNFTGEIELIVGSETKEALNGLKSFLKKQKKIAKVEAIQEEVWKEPIKIGFDVNENFNTNRKESVHNVLKKIRREYKKLSKEVYQLEKDNINILSSNSWKIGRFLRSLKSNLKNTK, via the coding sequence ATGAGTAATCAAGCCATTACATTACCACAATTAACAAATGATATCGTTGTAAGTGCCCGTAAAACTAGATTATGTGCCTATTCTGTCGCTCTGGAAGGTTGGCGGCGTGGCTTGACGTTAAAGTGGTATACAAAAGATTCTGAGCATTTTCAAGATATGGTTGTCTTTGGTGTCAATCCACCCGGACGTTTATTTTCATTAAGTTCAAAGGAAAGAACTCATTATTTTTTCCGAACACGAGGAGATAAAGTCACCAATGAAGCGGTAGAAATTGGGTCAGAAAAAGACTTGACTAAGAAGTGGTTGGAAAAAGCACATGTCCCAGTCCCACAAGGGTTTGGCTTTGGCGAAACTGACAGTGATGAGAGTATTATAGAAGCTGCTACATCACTTCCGTATCCTATTGTTTTGAAACCAACAAATGGTAGCTTAGGAAATGGTGTTGTAACAAATATTAAGTCTGAACAGGCTTTAAGAAAAGCCATTAAGTATGTGCGTCATACACTGGGGTATAAAGAAGTTGTACTGGAACAGCACGTTAGTGGATCAGAGTACCGTATATATGTCATTGAAGATAAAGTTATAGCTGCTTATAATAGGTTACCTGCAAATATTATTGGAGATGGTCTGCACACAATTGAAGAATTAATTGCATTAAAAAACTTAGAGCGAAAGAAGAATGCTCGACTTCATAGCTGTTTAATTGAAGCAGATATCGAGATTACCGAATTCCTTGAAAATGCAGGATATACTTATGAGAGCATACCACCAAAAGGAGAAAAAATTTATCTGAGAGAAAAGACGAATGTTTCTTCAGGTGGCGATCCGATAGATGTGACAGATAGTATTGCCGATTACTATAAAGAAATAGCTATTAATGCTGTCAAGGCCATTCCCGGATTGTATCATGGGGGCGTGGATATTATCGTTGATGATACAAAGCCTGAAAAAGAATCGGCTGTTGTCATCGAACTGAATCCAACTGCACAAATTGGAGGTATTCTTTTCCCACTTAGAGGGAAAGCAAGAGATATACCTAAAGCAATCATTGATTATTATTTTCCAGAAACTAAAGGAGTCGATACGTCAAAATCAAATTTTTATTTCGATTTTTTAACAGCGATGGAACCTTTAGAAAACAGATCAGCAATCGAAGTGGAAGTCAGCCCAGCTCCTAAAAATGAGTTAGTTGCTAAAAAATATATACTAAGTGGGGAAGTGAACCGTCAAAGCTTTCATAACGCTATTAGTTTATATGCTCAAAGCCATGACATACATGGTGAAATTAATAAAAATTTCACAGGAGAAATTGAACTAATCGTTGGTAGTGAGACAAAAGAGGCCTTGAATGGGTTGAAGAGTTTCTTAAAAAAACAAAAGAAAATAGCGAAAGTAGAAGCGATACAAGAGGAAGTTTGGAAAGAACCTATTAAAATTGGCTTCGATGTTAACGAAAACTTTAATACTAATCGAAAAGAAAGTGTACACAATGTATTAAAAAAAATTCGTCGAGAATACAAAAAGCTGTCAAAAGAAGTTTATCAATTAGAAAAAGACAATATTAACATTCTATCTAGTAATTCTTGGAAAATAGGGCGTTTCCTGCGCTCTTTAAAGAGTAACTTAAAAAATACCAAGTAA
- a CDS encoding CapA family protein: MNRNDNDTSSFKLAATGDVLLHNRVYKKAKRKIRRGYDFNGMFEGVRHLFTQGDLTIVNQESIIGGEELGLSSYPRFNSPVEIGETLKELGVDIVNLANNHVLDKGEEGILKSIENWEKLGIPYVGAYKSEEDQQDLRIFNKNGLKICFLSYTKRMAGVKIPKGKEYLVDSFEKASVNKISKFIREIRKQKIVDVIVLSVHYGKEYHLFPTSDQKEISASLADAGADVIIGHHPHVLQPPAYILSSRGTKTFTAYSLGNFFSGQKGVYRQIGAFLTLDVVKKNNSPIVKAINPKMQLTFCDSSDKGDYKMHLLKDIVNEREHIKTHMGDFDSTDVYNEITEHMKTWVPDLDIS; encoded by the coding sequence ATGAATAGAAACGATAATGATACTTCATCTTTTAAGTTAGCGGCCACTGGAGATGTTTTGCTACATAATCGTGTGTATAAAAAGGCTAAAAGAAAGATTCGACGTGGTTATGATTTTAACGGAATGTTTGAAGGAGTGAGGCATCTGTTCACACAAGGGGACCTCACGATTGTCAATCAAGAATCAATTATAGGCGGCGAAGAATTGGGCTTATCTTCGTATCCACGGTTTAATAGCCCTGTTGAAATTGGTGAAACATTAAAAGAATTAGGTGTAGATATCGTTAATTTAGCAAACAATCATGTCCTTGATAAAGGAGAAGAAGGTATACTTAAGTCGATTGAGAATTGGGAAAAATTAGGTATTCCATACGTTGGTGCCTATAAGTCAGAAGAAGATCAACAAGATTTAAGAATTTTTAATAAAAATGGGTTGAAAATTTGCTTCTTATCTTACACTAAACGTATGGCAGGTGTTAAGATTCCTAAAGGAAAAGAATATCTTGTAGATAGTTTTGAAAAAGCAAGCGTTAATAAAATAAGTAAGTTTATTCGGGAGATTCGTAAACAAAAAATTGTTGATGTTATTGTACTTTCTGTTCATTATGGGAAAGAATACCATCTGTTTCCGACATCCGACCAAAAGGAAATTTCAGCATCGTTAGCCGATGCAGGGGCAGACGTTATTATTGGTCATCATCCTCATGTGCTGCAGCCACCTGCTTATATATTGAGTTCTAGAGGGACGAAGACTTTTACAGCCTATTCACTAGGGAACTTTTTTTCGGGTCAAAAAGGAGTTTACAGACAAATAGGTGCTTTTCTTACTCTTGATGTGGTAAAGAAAAATAATAGTCCTATCGTTAAGGCTATCAACCCTAAAATGCAGCTTACTTTTTGTGATAGCTCAGATAAAGGTGATTACAAAATGCATTTATTAAAAGACATTGTAAATGAGCGAGAGCACATTAAAACACATATGGGAGATTTTGATTCTACAGATGTATATAATGAAATAACTGAACATATGAAAACATGGGTGCCTGATTTAGACATTTCTTGA
- a CDS encoding glycosyltransferase, translated as MLRKVKRLLTKFIEWVLYKKLKSSQKEKFSKLLTSRQKAFLKKFIKTGQKQARMRKIEKLRHRLTTLGFQEKALEELSDLFDQGENIFLKKMAGYELMTWYANQHNNVCAELVIEIGTVLLDLEKDKDRLRKLIIMLSESYQLLGKQQTGKKIITRLLENEAHPDTLLAAANLEIEENAKLYWINQLYDKQKYQQIALQNGEALHKYDVLSTHNPEKRANQAEQQSKVSIIVPAYNAEDKISTAISSLLNQTWRNIEVLVVDDCSTDNTTDIVRGFAEKDSRVKLLQTNENSGAYVARNTALKIATGEYVTINDADDWSHPDKIELQARHLNRHSHFIGNFSNQARVSNDLNFYRRGKFGVYIFTNFSSFMFRREKVVETLGYWDSVRFAGDSEYVKRIKRVFGERSIAELAGPPMSFQRQTADSLTGNSAFGFPGYFMGARQEYAESHDHYHESGGSLKYSFPQEVRPFPIPAPMKPKRVVNKGERRHFDVIIASEFRLLGGTNMSNIEEIKAQKQHGLKTGLVQLSRYDLNSVEQINPHVRETIDGDRVEMIVYGEKVSCDVLIVRHPPALQEWQKYVPDVKAGRVEVIVNQPPQRDYGEKGERLYSFKECVKHLKMYFGQEGTWYPIGPEIRKTLDKYHKAELDEINLAEEDWVNIIHVDEWWRGRYTREEGSPIRIGRHSRDQYVKWPESREKMMLTYPTEGPYEIHVLGGAKSPKKVLGKLPTNWNVKEFGEESPQSFLKRLDVFVYYTHSDWVEAFGRVIFEAMAAGVPVVIEPKYKDLFGEAAIYAEPEEVLEAIEKLMSQPERYEAQVEKAKQYVDEHFGYAKHITRITG; from the coding sequence ATGCTCAGAAAAGTAAAGAGACTGTTGACAAAATTTATTGAGTGGGTCTTATATAAAAAGCTAAAATCAAGCCAAAAAGAAAAGTTTTCTAAGCTTTTAACGAGTCGGCAAAAAGCCTTCTTGAAGAAATTTATAAAGACTGGGCAAAAGCAGGCGAGAATGAGGAAAATTGAGAAGCTTCGTCACCGGCTAACCACCCTTGGTTTTCAAGAAAAAGCGTTAGAGGAGTTATCGGACCTATTTGATCAGGGCGAAAACATTTTTTTAAAAAAGATGGCAGGCTACGAGCTAATGACTTGGTATGCCAATCAGCATAATAACGTCTGTGCAGAGCTTGTGATAGAAATAGGTACAGTTTTACTTGATTTAGAGAAAGATAAAGATCGATTGAGAAAACTAATAATTATGCTCTCTGAGAGTTATCAACTGCTTGGGAAGCAGCAGACAGGTAAGAAGATTATAACGAGATTACTTGAAAACGAGGCTCATCCAGATACTTTACTTGCAGCTGCTAATTTAGAAATAGAAGAGAATGCTAAGTTGTATTGGATCAATCAACTATATGATAAGCAGAAGTATCAGCAAATTGCTCTACAAAATGGTGAAGCTTTGCATAAGTATGATGTGTTATCCACTCATAATCCTGAAAAGCGTGCGAACCAAGCTGAGCAACAAAGCAAAGTCTCAATTATTGTGCCTGCTTATAACGCTGAAGATAAAATTAGTACAGCTATTTCATCGCTACTTAATCAAACATGGAGAAATATTGAAGTTCTTGTAGTCGATGATTGTAGTACCGATAATACAACAGACATTGTGAGAGGTTTTGCTGAAAAAGACTCAAGAGTGAAGCTGTTACAGACTAATGAGAATAGTGGTGCTTACGTAGCCCGCAATACGGCATTAAAGATAGCGACTGGAGAATATGTAACAATTAATGATGCAGATGACTGGTCGCATCCTGATAAAATTGAATTACAAGCTCGTCATTTAAATAGACATTCTCATTTTATTGGTAATTTTAGCAATCAAGCGAGGGTATCAAATGACCTTAATTTTTATCGGAGGGGGAAATTTGGTGTCTATATATTTACGAATTTCTCCTCCTTTATGTTCCGAAGAGAAAAAGTAGTTGAAACGTTAGGCTATTGGGATTCTGTTAGATTTGCTGGTGATTCAGAGTACGTGAAACGGATTAAAAGGGTATTTGGAGAAAGATCAATAGCAGAGCTTGCAGGCCCCCCTATGTCGTTCCAACGGCAGACAGCAGATTCTTTAACCGGAAATTCTGCTTTTGGTTTTCCAGGTTATTTTATGGGAGCGAGACAGGAATACGCAGAATCTCATGATCACTATCATGAGAGTGGAGGGAGTTTAAAATACTCATTCCCGCAAGAGGTGCGGCCATTTCCTATTCCAGCGCCAATGAAGCCGAAGCGAGTGGTGAATAAAGGTGAACGGCGGCACTTTGATGTGATTATTGCGTCAGAGTTTCGTTTGTTGGGCGGCACCAATATGTCGAATATAGAAGAGATCAAAGCCCAAAAGCAGCACGGCTTGAAAACGGGTCTCGTGCAATTATCCCGATATGATTTAAATTCCGTGGAGCAAATTAACCCACATGTACGAGAAACGATTGATGGTGATAGGGTGGAAATGATCGTTTACGGAGAAAAGGTCAGTTGTGACGTTCTGATAGTCCGTCATCCACCAGCGCTACAAGAATGGCAGAAGTATGTTCCGGATGTGAAGGCGGGTCGTGTGGAAGTGATCGTGAATCAACCGCCGCAGAGGGATTATGGTGAAAAAGGGGAACGCCTCTACTCGTTTAAAGAGTGTGTGAAGCACTTAAAGATGTATTTTGGACAAGAGGGCACGTGGTATCCAATTGGCCCCGAGATTAGGAAGACATTGGATAAGTATCACAAGGCAGAACTGGATGAGATTAATTTAGCTGAAGAAGACTGGGTAAACATCATTCATGTAGATGAGTGGTGGCGAGGGCGTTACACACGAGAGGAAGGCAGCCCGATCCGTATAGGGCGTCATTCGAGAGACCAGTATGTGAAATGGCCTGAAAGCCGAGAAAAAATGATGTTAACCTACCCAACAGAGGGGCCGTATGAAATTCACGTATTAGGTGGAGCGAAAAGCCCTAAAAAAGTGCTGGGCAAGTTGCCGACTAATTGGAACGTGAAGGAATTTGGTGAAGAAAGTCCCCAGTCGTTTTTAAAGAGGTTAGATGTGTTTGTCTACTATACACACTCAGATTGGGTGGAAGCGTTTGGCCGCGTAATATTTGAAGCAATGGCGGCAGGGGTGCCTGTAGTGATTGAGCCGAAGTATAAAGACTTATTTGGAGAAGCGGCGATATACGCTGAGCCTGAAGAGGTGCTAGAGGCAATAGAGAAATTAATGAGTCAGCCAGAGCGGTATGAAGCCCAAGTAGAGAAAGCAAAACAATACGTGGACGAGCACTTCGGATATGCCAAACATATCACCAGAATTACGGGGTGA
- a CDS encoding glycosyltransferase, whose protein sequence is MENKKSMTGSSRSLIEIDAIEEKIKKERLRNAKLLEKNKELEIKYKRYQEGLIGKMIHVFLRIRHTWRQCLKVVQGKKNYKQAFNKKYKKQTAEQRVTKFRRKLEEGFEKKILKELERDIKRVDNNFLVSLSAWELALWYASKQTYSNRLKALNCIRIMEESGYSSILRHKKTIVEAELLHALGMSEQAISLLENFPEAQLSSIDENCAKASMCEDPQEKIGYINRVLNKYDQSLLIKEGLQVEEALFNQLRSDSECFEESIGEKELPKVSIIVPVYNAENSIMPMVNSLINQTWSNIEVIIVDDGSMDDTLSIIRSLAERDSRISCYSTEEYSGNYSARNIGLKVATGEYVTVNGSDEWAHPQKIAYQANHLLHNPDVIANTSLKACVTEELSFIRAANEVTEYTFSCKSSLMFLREKVIEKLGFWDMVNFGGSHEFVSRLIRIFGQHALVNLTNGVYSFRKADSTSVILDGCLYKEWQVNAYKEYTESLDYYHESGGSLKYSFPQEVRPFPIPAPMKPKRVVNKGERRHFDVIIASEFRLLGGTNMSNIEEIKAQKQHGLKTGLVQLSRYDLNSVEQINPHVRETIDGDRVEMIVYGEKVSCDVLIVRHPPALQEWQKYVPDVKAGRVEVIVNQPPQRDYGEKGERLYSFKECVKHLKMYFGQEGTWYPIGPEIRKTLDKYHKAELDEINLAEEDWVNIIHVDEWWRGRYTREEGSPIRIGRHSRDQYVKWPESREKMMLTYPTEGPYEIHVLGGAKSPKKVLGELPTNWNVKEFGEESPQSFLKRLDVFVYYTHSDWVEAFGRVIFEAMAAGVPVVIEPKYKDLFGEAAIYAEPEEVLKAIEKLMSQPERYEAQVEKAKQYVDEHFGYAKHITRIVGDRYGK, encoded by the coding sequence ATGGAAAATAAAAAATCAATGACCGGCTCTAGCCGGTCATTAATTGAAATTGACGCAATAGAAGAAAAAATAAAAAAAGAAAGACTACGAAACGCAAAGTTACTCGAGAAGAATAAAGAGTTAGAAATAAAATATAAACGCTATCAAGAGGGCTTGATAGGGAAGATGATACATGTTTTTTTACGGATAAGACATACTTGGAGGCAGTGTCTTAAGGTTGTCCAAGGGAAAAAAAATTATAAGCAAGCATTTAATAAAAAGTATAAAAAACAAACAGCTGAGCAAAGAGTAACGAAATTTAGGAGAAAGCTCGAAGAAGGGTTTGAAAAAAAAATCCTGAAAGAGCTTGAAAGAGACATTAAACGGGTTGATAACAATTTTCTTGTATCCCTTTCAGCTTGGGAGCTTGCGCTGTGGTATGCTAGTAAACAGACTTACTCGAACCGCTTAAAAGCGCTGAATTGCATCAGAATTATGGAAGAAAGTGGTTATAGCTCAATCTTAAGGCATAAAAAAACAATTGTTGAGGCAGAGCTGTTACATGCTTTAGGAATGAGTGAGCAAGCAATTTCATTACTAGAAAACTTTCCCGAGGCTCAACTTTCGTCAATAGACGAAAACTGCGCAAAGGCTAGTATGTGTGAAGATCCTCAGGAAAAAATAGGGTATATTAACAGGGTACTTAATAAATACGACCAGTCGCTGCTGATTAAAGAAGGACTTCAAGTTGAGGAAGCGTTATTTAATCAACTAAGAAGTGACTCTGAGTGTTTTGAAGAATCTATTGGAGAGAAGGAGTTACCGAAAGTCTCCATTATTGTACCAGTTTATAATGCTGAAAATTCAATTATGCCAATGGTTAATAGCTTAATAAATCAAACATGGTCAAATATTGAAGTGATTATAGTTGATGATGGTAGTATGGACGATACTCTTAGTATAATACGTTCTTTAGCTGAAAGAGATTCAAGAATAAGTTGCTACAGTACAGAGGAGTATTCTGGGAACTATAGCGCTAGAAATATAGGACTGAAGGTAGCGACAGGTGAATACGTCACAGTGAACGGTTCTGATGAGTGGGCACATCCTCAAAAAATTGCCTATCAAGCTAATCATCTACTGCACAATCCAGATGTAATTGCGAATACTTCACTAAAAGCATGTGTAACAGAAGAATTAAGTTTTATTAGAGCAGCAAATGAAGTAACAGAGTATACATTTTCCTGTAAAAGTTCATTAATGTTCTTAAGAGAAAAAGTAATAGAGAAACTAGGATTTTGGGATATGGTGAATTTTGGAGGAAGTCATGAATTTGTAAGTCGCCTTATAAGAATATTTGGCCAACATGCATTGGTAAATTTAACGAACGGTGTTTACTCTTTTAGAAAAGCTGATAGTACTTCTGTCATATTAGATGGATGTCTTTATAAGGAGTGGCAGGTGAATGCGTATAAAGAATACACAGAATCCCTTGATTATTACCATGAGAGTGGAGGGAGTTTAAAATACTCATTCCCGCAAGAGGTGCGGCCATTTCCTATTCCAGCGCCAATGAAGCCGAAGCGAGTGGTGAATAAAGGTGAACGGCGGCACTTTGATGTGATTATTGCGTCAGAGTTTCGTTTGTTGGGCGGCACCAATATGTCGAATATAGAAGAGATCAAAGCCCAAAAGCAGCACGGCTTGAAAACGGGTCTCGTGCAATTATCCCGATATGATTTAAATTCCGTGGAGCAAATTAACCCACATGTACGAGAAACGATTGATGGTGATAGGGTGGAAATGATCGTTTACGGAGAAAAGGTCAGTTGTGACGTTCTGATAGTCCGTCATCCACCAGCGCTACAAGAATGGCAGAAGTATGTTCCGGATGTGAAGGCGGGTCGTGTGGAAGTGATCGTGAATCAACCGCCGCAGAGGGATTATGGTGAAAAAGGGGAACGCCTCTACTCATTTAAAGAGTGTGTGAAGCACTTAAAGATGTATTTTGGACAAGAGGGCACGTGGTATCCAATTGGACCTGAGATTAGGAAAACATTGGATAAGTATCACAAGGCAGAACTGGATGAGATTAATTTAGCTGAAGAAGACTGGGTGAACATCATTCATGTAGATGAGTGGTGGCGAGGGCGTTACACACGAGAGGAAGGCAGCCCGATCCGTATAGGGCGTCATTCGAGAGACCAGTATGTGAAATGGCCTGAAAGCCGAGAAAAAATGATGTTAACCTACCCAACAGAGGGGCCGTATGAAATTCACGTATTAGGTGGAGCGAAAAGCCCTAAAAAAGTGCTGGGCGAGTTGCCGACTAATTGGAACGTGAAGGAATTTGGTGAAGAAAGTCCCCAGTCGTTTTTAAAGAGGTTGGATGTGTTTGTCTACTATACACACTCAGATTGGGTGGAAGCGTTTGGCCGCGTAATATTTGAAGCAATGGCGGCAGGGGTGCCTGTAGTGATTGAGCCGAAGTATAAAGACTTATTTGGAGAAGCGGCGATATACGCTGAGCCTGAAGAGGTACTAAAGGCAATAGAAAAATTAATGAGTCAGCCAGAGCGGTATGAAGCCCAAGTAGAGAAAGCAAAACAATACGTGGACGAGCACTTCGGATATGCTAAACATATCACCAGAATTGTGGGGGACAGATATGGAAAGTAA